Genomic window (Ostrinia nubilalis chromosome 23, ilOstNubi1.1, whole genome shotgun sequence):
aggaacgaaatggaacgcgaaagtttaaaatcttataagtcTAGTGCAAGTTTAACACTTGCCTGGTCTGCATGATGAGAGCAGACTTTCCGAAAGCAGCATCCGCGAGATACCATCTACTGTTGTACACTGCCGTGCTCACGGCCGTACTCTGcgaaatcgaaattaaaatgattattttcaAATTCTTTGACCTTAATATGGCATTAAGATAATAACGTATGTAACGTAGATTAAAAGGTATATCTAGCTATTCATTCTAGTCttataacttaagaaaaaataGGCTAATTGAGGAATAGAAGATGCAAGTGAAGCTTACGGAATCCTTAAGCATATCTCCAAAGAAACAGACGAAGAAGATCTGCAGCATGCCAGCAACACAGAGTATCGCAAACGTGACTACGATGGTCATGTTGTTTATTGCCTGAAATATagtataaataaacttaaagtaGAAGCGACGATAGGCGAACGGTTAAGCTTGATGTCGGACTGGCCGCCACTCGCCTaatgtggtgaacccactcgtaacacaagcatatttagcttaacacgaggggttaacggtaCATATTCTTGACAAATAGATTGTCGAGATGACAAACTAAGCAAAGTATGCATGCATAGTTAGTAGGACTGATGTACCATATTGGCTCATGAGCAGTTCTTCAACCAATACAAAAGTTAAATCTTACCGTAACGTTGAAGCCAGTTAAGCAAATGATAAGGGAGCTGGAGAGGTAGTTGACCAGGTTTGACTTGGAATAAATCTCTTCTAGCATACTAGCAGAGCTGTAAACATAGttagaaagaaataaagaaagaaacatttattatcaAGGACATCACACAGAAATAAAAGTCATAGAACTAAGGTTACTAAGCCAGGAATCCAGGATGATTCAGCCGTACTGACAGTTGAAGTGCTATCGGTTTGCTCTTACTATAGGAGCTAGTGGGTTACAGTATGATAGATGTCCCAAAATGAACTTGACAAACTTTTATGGAAAATTTGAAGGTACTGAGAGGTAAGTTACAAACAGAAAAATCAACTGTACTAGTTTGTCGAAAGAGGCATTGAAAGGTTTTCGGAAACCCGTTATAGGTAAACTTAATAGGCActatttttatgtttgtctTGTCGTAGCTCAGTCTGTCTTCTCCAAAAAATAGTCATGTTTTTGCGACACCCTATAAaaagtttgcatcgtgcggtccacacagcttatgatgaccacagtctgtggaggaacactatctgtggtcgcgatcctcatcagtgatggaccgaggaagaagaagataaaaaaagtaAGATCTCTTACCCAATAATATCCTGATGCCATTTAACAAGCTCGTTAAACTTGTTTCTAGAAGTTTCATCTTCTATAATCCTAGCACTTCGTTCCTCTGCTATTACCTTCGTGACTTCAAGATTCAAGACCTTAAACTGCATCTTGATGTGCGTACAGCAGATGTAGAATAGGAAGTCCACCGCAAAGATCTCGGATGGCACTATCACCGCTTGGGAAAAAAGATTTTTGATAAAGTCCGGTCTGTGAGcagagcacgtagaattttgtccaatgaccccaagctacccatccttatcgctcgcgcgtaattatattgctgtcgcgactgtgcgacagatgcccgcagtgagtgttcgagcgcaacagcaacataattacgcgcgagcgataagtatgggtagcttggggtcattggacaaaattctacgtgctcgcggaccagactatagcaacattaaaattacaatagctTAAAACTATAcgcggctccgtttcattgGGCTCCGGAGGACACCATTGAGTTTTAGTGGGTAGATCTCGCATTACTGGCGGGGAGAGttccacataacccactggtcgTCCCCTTGGGCCAATCCAAGCACAAATCATTTCCCGAAATAAAAAGGCGTAAAACGTAACAGACGTAAATATTCGTAagcattaataaaataataaatattacttgTCCAGATCTGATGAATGTAGGCAAACGGCCAGATCCTCAAATCGTAGCAGTCAACGGGATACACGTCAAGAAAAGGCAGAGTGAGCTCCAGTTTGCCCGAAACGAAATACTTCACTACGATCACGACCAAAGGGCCGAAACCAAACAGGATTATTACGACCACATTGATTACTATCAACGCAAATATCAGAGCGTACAAGAACTTGGACTCTTCCTTTACGATTTTATTCGCGGAGGGTCCAACCAGCCGTTTTGTTTCCATCTCTCTCAGATTGTTGATGAGACGAAAGAGTATCTCTTCGTGAGCAACCACAAAGCCAGTTTTAAACTCCGCCATCATTCCCAAGCTAAGACAAGGGGTTACAATGGTCAGCTCGATGAAGTTTCTGCCTTTATTCACTCCTTCAAATATCCAGTTAAACGCCCCGACAATATCGGTTAAAATCCAGAGGAAGTTGCACATGTAAATGGAGTTCTGTAGCCAAGTTCTTGGCCGTTCTTCGAGATTCATACCAGAGTATCGGAATATGAATCTGATCTTTCGGAGAGATCTGTCTATTGGTTGGTCGGCCATTTTAACTTGTGGAAGGTACCCGAGTCAATGGTTAGgagtatttaaaataaatgtaaggaAAAGGTTTCGAGTTAATTACCCTGTCATTATCGTAAATATAGTACTAACGTTAAATTCTAcctatgtattattataatgatagTCGAATCATATAAAATACATActggtaaaaaataaatgaaagacAAATTTTCTCACACGTTTACTACgattaaaattataaagattatttacttatttgagTTAAAAGAGCAAAGTATGACAGCAGTGACCAACAtctgaaagaaaaataaaaaggatacTGTTTCTTTTGTATGCTTTTTCAGATTATGTGATGAAAAGTAAAATATGAGTTGAGAGCacattatttgtattaaatgaTGATTCAGCTGCAGTCAGCTTACATGGATCTTGGGCTCTACAAAAGTCTAGGCGGAGACaaccgatttttcgtcggccgatactttagtcgggcagttaatcagtatggaagtgggcacattacaccgatttgattttcatacaaattaaaatcgggcccaactatcggccgactaaattagtggtctgcgcctaggcagtataaaaagtttttaaagttCCTTGCTTCAACAAAAAATGCTATACCTATATCGCATTTATAACtaaactagctttctgcccgcgggttcacccgcgtggaattttgtctgtcacagaaaaactttatcgcgcgcgtccctgtttcagaAACCGGGATAAatactatcctatgtcctttcccgggaatcaaacctctatgccaaatttcatcaaaatcggttcagtggtttaggcgtcaaagcaagacagacagagttacttttgcatctataatattagtatagatatagattagtGTGGTGTGGCAGAATCAGATATGGTGATGATGAATAAATCTCTGTGAAGGCTTACATTTAACGCTTAGATgttctgtaggcctaagatgcgcgccgcgataagcagttatcacgccattttatcgattttgcccatacattttgacgtcgataaaagttatcacggcgcccATCTTAGGcttttatgatatatatccgatatatatcggatatatatcataaatatcggatattttcgaaccctggtcCTGATACACTGTTCGCAAGAGCGCGAAGTACGACCACGACGTGCTAATAATCTGcgaaaaaaatatgtaccttTTATCACTGATATCTCTGGCAtctaggtgatctattatgacttttataaacgcattatccaccaaaaaaaaaattacaaacgaaagtggaatttttagcgaatattttccgtgcgacatcaactgACTGTGGCTCGCAATACTGCAAAAAACGTTTACACTGCGgcaccatcgagctacgcggattgctcgcttatcatgtcggatagcctactgaaggatccacgtaaagtaggtagtgtaaatatgtacccatcaaaaacaatacttgtcaaaaaaaccaagtctcgcaactcagttgttctacggtaaaaagttgtgagatccatgtaataccaagtccaggccaggaaatctttaacgttttacataaattattgacttggccatcgcactaaataatttaatttacacgtgttttcatgcgatggccaagtcaatatatttatgtaaaacgttaaagatttcctggcctggacttggtattacatggatctcacaactttttaccgtagaacaactgagttgcgagacttggtttttttgacaagtattgtttttgatgggatctcatttctttttgtattttgtagacagcagttatgtatctagaaaactggaccgaaattgaaaaattttactcgacttggcggttgcactaccgcgcccccaaatctcatttctttctgtattttgtagacagcagttatgtatctagaaaactggaccgacattgaaaaattttactcgacttggcggttgcactaccgtgcccccaaatattttagtttttccttgattcatacaccaaacactacttatattccaaatctgaagcttctaggtctgctagaagtgccttagaattttgatgatcggtgagtcagtcagtgagtcagtcagtgagtgacaaaattaagtaactttgacccgttataattcttaaactactggttcaaattgaatgaaattttaaatataccgtgtctttacaatgcctgcatagtgAAACAGAAGGGAATGGAAACACTTGCTTACAAGTAAACTTTTTATATTTCGCACAGTAATCGGACAGAGTTTCAGCTTAACTTAGTATTCGGTATCGAATGCCCCGGAAAATGAGCTCCTCAGCTATATAATACAAAACCCCCACCTAAATGGTGTGGCCATCGATAACCAACCGGTAGTGACGTCACAGTCTTATAGCGGATGTAGTCAAATGGCGTACTCTGCATTACGGATGTGGCGGCgttggcttggcgctggcttggcgctggcttggcgctggcttagcgctggcttagcgctggcttggcgctggcttagcgctggcttggcgctggcttagcgctggcttggcgctggcttggcgaggCAGGCATAGGCTGGCATACGGTGTTGCGTTACAATCGGCCATCCTGAAACAATTGCTCCCGCAATGGGAACAGAGAGGTTTGTGATTAGCTTTCCATAGCAGATCTATTAAATCTTCAGTCTCCAACTGCTCGTCCGAGCTGCTGGCACTGTCAGACACAGGAGCTATACTTTGGTAAGGGCACAAAGAGTCTGCAGAAACTAATGCcgtaaaacttttgtatcttaaaCCCTTGATGCTTCTGAGTTTGTACCTATCATTGCCAACAACTTTGGTTATAATATAGGGACTAGAATAGAGCTATGTAGCTTAGTGTTGGCCTTAGCAGTACTACTAGTAGGAGCCTGTCTCCAAAGCACCAGATCACCTTCCTTACAAACATGAGCGTTTTTTTTTCGACGTTTATCAAAATTACGTTTCATCCTGGCACTAGCTTTTGTTATACGATCACTTGCTTTCGCAGGTTTGCTCTTGTGTGGTTTCAACAACACGCCCCGGTATAGAAACATCGCATACTGACCTACCACTACGAGAAAACATCAACTCATATGGTTTAAACCCAGTAGTTTCATTAATGGTATTGTTTATACCACAGACTACATCAGGCAACGAATTGGACCCGTTACCCGCAGCCTCGCCCGGGTCCGTAGCACGCAAAGCATTGCGGATAGTTTGTAGCCATTAGCACGCGGGCATGAAATAGCTGTCAACGTATGTTTAAACTGTCTATCTGTTCCAAATTTCCTAAAATATCTAGTACTAGTAAAAATATCCAAAGAAACTAAAATCCTTTTTAGTACTCTGATAGTTTCTATTGAGTTTACTGTTCGAGTTGGTTCCGCAATAACAAATTTACAAAATGCGTCGG
Coding sequences:
- the LOC135083504 gene encoding putative odorant receptor 92a, whose amino-acid sequence is MADQPIDRSLRKIRFIFRYSGMNLEERPRTWLQNSIYMCNFLWILTDIVGAFNWIFEGVNKGRNFIELTIVTPCLSLGMMAEFKTGFVVAHEEILFRLINNLREMETKRLVGPSANKIVKEESKFLYALIFALIVINVVVIILFGFGPLVVIVVKYFVSGKLELTLPFLDVYPVDCYDLRIWPFAYIHQIWTTVIVPSEIFAVDFLFYICCTHIKMQFKVLNLEVTKVIAEERSARIIEDETSRNKFNELVKWHQDIIGSASMLEEIYSKSNLVNYLSSSLIICLTGFNVTAINNMTIVVTFAILCVAGMLQIFFVCFFGDMLKDSSTAVSTAVYNSRWYLADAAFGKSALIMQTRAQKPCTVTAAGFADVNLKAFMKILSSSWSYFALLQTVYRTSEN